From a region of the Enterobacter cancerogenus genome:
- the yqgB gene encoding acid stress response protein YqgB produces the protein MNKKPVARSGFQHTLLGDGAVYGLLSPYNAAIVVNCFTLNTKS, from the coding sequence ATGAATAAGAAACCGGTCGCACGGTCTGGATTTCAGCATACTCTGCTGGGAGATGGAGCCGTTTATGGGTTGTTATCGCCGTATAACGCTGCGATAGTAGTCAACTGTTTTACACTTAATACAAAGAGTTGA
- the galP gene encoding galactose/proton symporter: MPDNKKQGRTSNKAMTFFVCFLAALAGLLFGLDIGVIAGALPFITDEFQISSHTQEWVVSSMMFGAAVGAVGSGWLSFKLGRKKSLMIGAILFVAGSLFSAAAPNVEVLLVSRVLLGLAVGVASYTAPLYLSEIAPEKIRGSMISMYQLMITIGILGAYLSDTAFSYSGAWRWMLGVIIIPAVLLLIGVFFLPDSPRWFAAKRRFHDAERVLLRLRDTSAEAKNELEEIRESLKVKQSGWALFKENSNFRRAVFLGVLLQVMQQFTGMNVIMYYAPKIFELAGYTNTTEQMWGTVIVGLTNVLATFIAIGLVDRWGRKPTLTLGFLVMAVGMGVLGTMMHVGIHSPSAQYFAVAMLLMFIVGFAMSAGPLIWVLCSEIQPLKGRDFGITCSTATNWIANMIVGATFLTMLNTLGNANTFWVYSGLNIFFIVLTIWLVPETKHVSLEHIERNLMKGRPLREIGAHD; encoded by the coding sequence ATGCCTGACAATAAAAAACAGGGGCGCACGTCCAATAAGGCGATGACCTTCTTTGTCTGCTTCCTCGCAGCCCTGGCAGGATTACTCTTTGGCCTGGATATCGGCGTTATCGCCGGTGCGTTACCTTTCATCACCGATGAATTCCAGATTTCTTCACACACTCAGGAGTGGGTGGTCAGCTCCATGATGTTCGGTGCCGCCGTGGGTGCGGTGGGCAGCGGCTGGCTCTCCTTCAAGCTCGGGCGTAAAAAGAGCCTGATGATCGGCGCGATCCTGTTCGTGGCCGGGTCATTGTTCTCTGCCGCCGCACCAAACGTTGAGGTGCTGCTGGTGTCACGCGTACTGCTCGGCCTGGCCGTTGGCGTGGCGTCTTACACCGCGCCGCTGTACCTGTCTGAAATCGCGCCGGAGAAAATCCGTGGCAGCATGATTTCGATGTACCAGCTGATGATCACCATCGGTATTCTGGGCGCTTATCTTTCCGATACGGCGTTCAGCTACAGCGGTGCATGGCGCTGGATGCTCGGCGTGATCATCATCCCTGCGGTGCTGCTGCTGATTGGCGTCTTTTTCCTGCCGGACAGCCCGCGCTGGTTCGCCGCCAAACGCCGCTTCCACGATGCCGAACGGGTTTTACTGCGCCTGCGTGATACCAGCGCAGAGGCGAAAAACGAGCTGGAAGAGATCCGCGAAAGCCTGAAGGTAAAACAGTCCGGCTGGGCGCTGTTTAAAGAGAACAGCAACTTCCGCCGCGCGGTGTTCCTGGGCGTGCTGCTGCAGGTAATGCAACAGTTCACCGGGATGAACGTCATCATGTACTACGCGCCAAAAATCTTCGAACTGGCGGGTTACACCAACACCACCGAGCAGATGTGGGGCACGGTAATCGTCGGTCTGACCAACGTGCTGGCGACCTTTATTGCCATTGGTCTGGTAGACCGTTGGGGACGTAAACCAACGCTGACGCTGGGCTTCCTGGTGATGGCCGTCGGGATGGGCGTCCTCGGTACGATGATGCATGTGGGCATTCACTCCCCGTCTGCACAGTACTTTGCCGTGGCCATGCTGCTGATGTTTATCGTCGGTTTTGCGATGAGCGCCGGTCCGCTGATCTGGGTGCTATGCTCGGAGATCCAGCCGCTGAAAGGGCGTGATTTTGGTATCACCTGCTCCACCGCGACCAACTGGATCGCCAACATGATTGTCGGCGCAACGTTCCTGACCATGCTCAACACGCTGGGCAATGCGAACACCTTCTGGGTTTACTCCGGCCTGAACATCTTCTTCATTGTTCTGACCATCTGGCTGGTTCCAGAAACCAAACACGTTTCGCTGGAACATATTGAACGTAACCTGATGAAAGGTCGTCCGCTGCGTGAGATTGGCGCACACGACTGA
- the speA gene encoding biosynthetic arginine decarboxylase produces the protein MSDDMSSVSPSSAGEQGVLRSMQEVAMSSQEASKMLRTYNIAWWGNNYYDVNELGHISVCPDPDVPDARVDLARLVKAREAQGQRLPALFCFPQILQHRLRSINAAFKRARESYGYKGDYFLVYPIKVNQHRRVIESLIHSGEPLGLEAGSKAELMAVLAHAGMTRSVIVCNGYKDREYIRLALIGEKMGHKVYLVIEKMTEIAIVLEEAERLNVIPRLGVRARLASQGSGKWQSSGGEKSKFGLAANQVLQLVEILRERGRLDSIQLLHFHLGSQMANIRDIATGVRESARFYVELHKLGVNIQCFDVGGGLGVDYEGTRSQSDCSVNYGLNEYANNIIWAIGDACEEHGLPHPTVITESGRAVTAHHTVLVSNIIGVERSEISEATPPQEDAPRSLQSMWETWQEMHEPGTRRSLREWLHDSQMDLHDIHVGYSSGTFSLQERAWAEQLYLNMCHEVQKQLDPSNRAHRPIIDELQERMADKIYVNFSLFQSMPDAWGIDQLFPVLPLEGLNHAPERRAVLLDITCDSDGAIDHYVDGDGIATTMPMPEYDPENPPMLGFFMVGAYQEILGNMHNLFGDTEAVDVFVFPDGSVEVELSDEGDTVADMLQYVQLDPGKLLTQFRDQVKNTGLDDALQQQFLEEFEAGLYGYTYLEDE, from the coding sequence ATGTCTGACGACATGTCTTCAGTTTCGCCTTCGTCAGCGGGCGAACAGGGTGTACTACGTTCCATGCAGGAGGTTGCGATGAGCTCCCAGGAAGCCAGCAAGATGCTGCGCACTTATAATATTGCCTGGTGGGGCAATAACTACTACGACGTCAATGAGCTGGGCCACATTAGCGTTTGCCCCGATCCGGACGTCCCCGATGCGCGCGTGGATCTCGCCAGACTGGTGAAAGCTCGCGAAGCGCAGGGCCAGCGTTTGCCTGCACTGTTCTGCTTCCCGCAGATCCTGCAACATCGCCTGCGTTCGATTAACGCCGCGTTCAAGCGCGCGCGCGAATCTTATGGCTATAAAGGCGACTACTTCCTGGTTTACCCGATTAAGGTGAACCAGCACCGCCGCGTTATTGAATCCCTGATCCACTCCGGCGAACCGCTGGGGCTGGAAGCCGGTTCCAAAGCGGAGCTGATGGCCGTTCTGGCGCACGCGGGCATGACCCGGTCGGTGATTGTCTGTAACGGTTATAAAGACCGTGAATACATTCGTCTGGCGCTGATTGGCGAGAAGATGGGCCACAAGGTCTATCTGGTTATCGAGAAGATGACCGAAATCGCAATTGTGCTGGAAGAGGCGGAGCGTCTGAACGTGATCCCACGCCTCGGCGTGCGTGCGCGTCTGGCGTCTCAGGGTTCCGGTAAATGGCAGTCCTCCGGTGGCGAAAAATCCAAGTTCGGCCTCGCGGCGAACCAGGTGCTGCAGCTGGTAGAAATTCTGCGCGAGCGCGGTCGTCTGGACAGCATCCAGCTGCTGCACTTCCACCTCGGTTCGCAGATGGCGAACATTCGCGACATCGCCACCGGCGTGCGTGAATCGGCGCGTTTCTACGTTGAGTTGCACAAGCTGGGCGTCAACATTCAGTGCTTCGACGTCGGCGGCGGTCTGGGCGTGGACTATGAAGGAACCCGCTCACAGTCCGACTGCTCTGTTAACTACGGCCTGAACGAATACGCCAACAACATTATCTGGGCGATTGGCGATGCCTGTGAAGAGCACGGCCTGCCGCATCCGACGGTGATCACCGAGTCGGGCCGCGCGGTGACCGCGCACCATACCGTGCTTGTTTCCAACATTATTGGCGTTGAGCGTAGCGAAATTTCCGAAGCGACGCCGCCGCAGGAAGATGCGCCTCGTTCCCTGCAAAGCATGTGGGAAACCTGGCAGGAGATGCACGAGCCGGGCACGCGCCGCTCGCTGCGCGAATGGCTGCACGACAGCCAGATGGATCTGCACGACATTCACGTCGGCTACTCTTCAGGCACCTTCAGCCTGCAGGAGCGCGCGTGGGCAGAGCAGCTCTATCTGAACATGTGCCATGAAGTGCAGAAGCAGCTCGACCCGAGCAACCGCGCGCACCGTCCGATTATCGACGAGCTGCAGGAGCGTATGGCGGATAAGATTTACGTCAACTTCTCGCTGTTCCAGTCGATGCCGGATGCCTGGGGTATCGATCAGCTGTTCCCGGTTCTGCCGCTGGAAGGGCTGAACCACGCCCCGGAACGTCGTGCGGTGCTGCTGGACATCACCTGTGACTCCGATGGTGCTATCGATCACTACGTGGACGGCGACGGTATCGCCACCACCATGCCGATGCCGGAGTACGATCCGGAGAACCCGCCGATGCTGGGCTTCTTTATGGTCGGTGCGTACCAGGAGATCCTCGGCAACATGCACAACCTGTTCGGTGATACCGAAGCGGTTGACGTGTTTGTCTTCCCTGACGGCAGCGTGGAGGTTGAGCTGTCTGATGAAGGGGATACCGTAGCGGATATGCTCCAGTACGTTCAGCTCGATCCGGGCAAGCTGCTGACTCAGTTCCGCGATCAGGTGAAAAACACCGGTCTGGACGATGCGCTGCAACAGCAGTTCCTCGAAGAGTTTGAAGCGGGTCTGTACGGGTATACCTACCTCGAAGACGAGTAA
- the metK gene encoding methionine adenosyltransferase, which yields MAKHLFTSESVSEGHPDKIADQISDAVLDAILTQDPKARVACETYVKTGMVLVGGEITTSAWVDIEEITRNTVREIGYVHSDMGFDANSCAVLSAIGKQSPDINQGVDRADPLEQGAGDQGLMFGYATNETDVLMPAPVTYAHRLVQRQAEVRKNGSLPWLRPDAKSQVTFQYDDGKIVGIDAVVLSTQHSEEIDQKALQEAVMEEIIKPVLPVEWLNSATKYFINPTGRFVIGGPMGDCGLTGRKIIVDTYGGMARHGGGAFSGKDPSKVDRSAAYAARYVAKNIVAAGLADRCEIQVSYAIGVAEPTSIMVETFGTEKVPSEQLTLLVREFFDLRPYGLIQMLDLLHPIYKETAAYGHFGREHFPWEKTDKAALLRDAAGLK from the coding sequence ATGGCAAAACACCTGTTTACGTCCGAGTCCGTATCAGAAGGACATCCTGATAAAATTGCTGACCAAATCTCCGATGCGGTGCTGGATGCGATCCTGACCCAGGATCCAAAAGCGCGCGTAGCGTGCGAAACCTATGTCAAAACCGGCATGGTTCTGGTGGGCGGTGAGATCACCACCAGCGCATGGGTTGATATCGAAGAAATCACCCGTAACACGGTGCGTGAGATCGGCTATGTGCATTCTGATATGGGCTTTGATGCCAACTCCTGTGCGGTACTGAGCGCCATCGGCAAACAGTCTCCGGACATCAACCAGGGCGTTGACCGTGCCGATCCGCTGGAACAGGGCGCGGGCGACCAGGGCCTGATGTTCGGCTACGCCACCAACGAAACCGACGTGCTGATGCCAGCGCCAGTCACCTACGCACACCGTCTGGTGCAGCGTCAGGCTGAAGTGCGTAAAAACGGCTCCCTGCCGTGGCTGCGCCCGGATGCAAAAAGCCAGGTGACCTTCCAGTACGACGACGGCAAAATCGTTGGTATTGATGCGGTGGTTCTGTCTACCCAGCATTCCGAAGAGATTGACCAGAAAGCGCTGCAGGAAGCGGTGATGGAAGAGATCATCAAGCCGGTTCTGCCCGTTGAGTGGCTGAACTCTGCAACCAAATACTTCATCAACCCAACCGGACGCTTCGTTATCGGCGGCCCAATGGGCGACTGCGGCCTGACCGGTCGTAAAATCATCGTTGATACCTACGGCGGCATGGCGCGTCACGGTGGCGGTGCGTTCTCTGGTAAAGACCCGTCTAAAGTTGACCGTTCTGCGGCATACGCAGCACGTTATGTTGCGAAAAACATCGTGGCTGCAGGCCTGGCCGACCGCTGTGAAATTCAGGTTTCTTATGCCATCGGCGTGGCGGAACCAACGTCAATCATGGTGGAAACCTTTGGTACGGAGAAAGTGCCATCCGAGCAGCTGACGCTGCTGGTGCGCGAGTTCTTCGACCTGCGTCCTTACGGCCTGATCCAGATGCTGGATCTGCTGCACCCAATCTATAAAGAAACCGCTGCGTACGGTCACTTTGGTCGCGAACATTTCCCATGGGAAAAAACCGACAAAGCCGCCCTGCTGCGTGACGCTGCCGGTCTGAAATAA